A genomic region of Dreissena polymorpha isolate Duluth1 chromosome 4, UMN_Dpol_1.0, whole genome shotgun sequence contains the following coding sequences:
- the LOC127878823 gene encoding CUB and sushi domain-containing protein 3-like — protein MEGYTVTTTYNVPPFTKWECHSTQKLSTNGYFSLKSTVSAVLFNGGTWYLYLCLKLTAITDATFRYYIRNPTQTASLSYNRVSTENVNSPLAYNSICLEDSSPNLPLASEYGVWIKKGQEVNAKIACPYALLGTYAFDYRNDATGASSSCTGKALDMCTVNTEMRFNYSGCDPNLTALSFSASNTVWCVDNVLYNNFYYVTTFNGNDADATIDNVTTFRFSCFALSTDGSADKVFDSSCGNNTDNIFLTRTSASCPILTAPANGAVTYKTDGATTNAIFTCSSQFSLAGPAFRTCQANFTWSDQNPTCTCIAPSSFANGSVSISSDGTTLSYTCKAGFVLVGNQTRTCTGSNSWSGAPPACNCIDSSPPINGTITRNGTFAYFRCNAGFVMTGSAISECLSNGTGWSSPTPTCNACSVLSNVSGGSYTLSSNGTTTTATYTCSTGYTISGVTSLICQTSAVWSSSTPTCVCNNVTAPANGGIFSQDGKAVTYSCNLNYSISSPALGYRSCNPDGSGWTGSDPTCVLCAPLSPVTNATYTLSTSSNLITQATFSCNVGWSMFGNENTKCQGDGSWSPASSSLDYPSCECSTPTKPANGNVTADGAEVTFTCDSGYSMNGSSSGVCGSNGTGWSIATPACSKP, from the exons ATGGAGGGATATACCGTGACAACGACGTATAATGTTCCTCCATTCACTAAATGGGAATGTCACTCAACCCAGAAACTTTCAACAAATGGATATTTTTCACTGAA GTCCACTGTTTCAGCTGTTTTATTTAATGGAGGCACTTGGTATCTCTATTTGTGTCTGAAGCTGACGGCCATAACGGACGCTACCTTCCGTTATTATATACGTAACC CTACACAAACGGCCAGCTTGTCATACAACCGGGTATCTACGGAAAATGTCAACTCTCCTTTGGCTTACAACAGCATTTGTCTGGAAGATTCAAGTCCGAACCTCCCGCTTGCATCCGAATATGGCGTTTGGATCAAGAAAG GCCAAGAAGTGAATGCGAAGATAGCATGTCCGTATGCGTTACTGGGGACATACGCTTTTGATTACCGGAATGACGCCACTGGTGCGTCTTCTAGCTGCACGGGGAAAGCGTTAGACATGTGCACGGTAAACACAGAGATGAGGTTTAACTACAGCGGATGTGATCCAAATCTAACGGCATTATCGTTTTCAG CGTCCAACACGGTATGGTGTGTGGACAACGTGCTGTACAACAATTTCTACTACGTCACGACGTTTAACGGAAATGATGCTGACGCCACGATCGACAACGTTACCACATTTAGATTCAGTTGTTTT GCCCTATCAACTGACGGGAGCGCCGATAAAGTTTTCGATTCATCTTGTGGAAATAACACTGACAATATCTTCTTGACCAGAACCAGTg CGTCATGTCCCATTCTTACCGCTCCCGCTAATGGCGCTGTGACCTACAAGACAGATGGCGCTACCACCAATGCCATCTTCACGTGCAGCAGTCAATTCTCATTGGCTGGTCCAGCTTTCCGCACGTGCCAAGCAAACTTTACATGGTCGGACCAAAACCCCACGTGCA CATGTATTGCTCCGAGCTCGTTTGCAAACGGTTCTGTGTCCATATCGTCTGACGGAACAACCCTGTCATACACGTGCAAGGCGGGTTTCGTACTCGTGGGAAATCAAACACGCACGTGCACGGGAAGTAATTCATGGTCAGGAGCACCTCCGGCATGCA ACTGTATAGATTCATCACCACCAATTAATGGCACAATTACCAGAAATGGCACGTTCGCCTACTTCCGATGCAATGCGGGCTTTGTCATGACAGGTTCGGCCATCAGCGAGTGTCTGTCCAACGGCACAGGATGGAGCTCTCCCACTCCAACATGCA ATGCATGCAGCGTTCTTAGCAATGTGAGCGGTGGCAGTTACACATTGTCATCCAACGGCACGACGACGACGGCTACGTACACCTGCAGCACGGGATACACCATATCTGGCGTGACGTCACTCATTTGTCAGACTAGCGCCGTATGGAGTTCTAGCACACCGACATGCG TATGTAACAACGTAACGGCGCCAGCAAATGGTGGCATCTTTTCGCAAGATGGCAAGGCGGTGACTTATTCATGCAATCTGAACTACAGCATTTCTAGTCCTGCCCTCGGCTACCGCTCTTGCAATCCGGACGGAAGTGGATGGACCGGAAGCGACCCCACGTGTG TCTTGTGTGCTCCTTTGTCGCCTGTAACTAATGCAACGTACACCCTGTCGACTTCAAGCAACCTGATTACACAGGCGACATTTTCCTGTAATGTTGGATGGAGCATGTTTGGTAACGAGAACACCAAATGTCAGGGTGACGGTTCTTGGAGTCCTGCCTCGTCGTCGTTAGACTATCCCTCGTGTG AGTGTTCCACTCCAACCAAACCTGCCAATGGGAACGTGACTGCCGATGGGGCCGAGGTAACGTTCACGTGTGACTCAGGCTACTCGATGAACGGCAGCTCGTCAGGAGTATGTGGGAGCAACGGCACCGGCTGGAGCATTGCAACCCCCGCTTGCAGTAAGCCATAA